The following is a genomic window from Rickettsiales bacterium.
ATCTTAATTATCTTTATGCCAGTTATAAGCGGATTTTATAATGCTATCAACATCACCATAGTTAGGTTTGAAACCCAGCTCTTTACAAGCTGCACTATTATCAGCGACCAAACGCGCCGGATCTCCCGCTCGTCTTGGCTTAAATGAATGAGGAACCGGATGACCAAGCTTGGTAAAGCTAGCTAATATGTCATTAATTGAAGTACCAATACCATTACCTAAATTATAAGCGGCGGAAGGTTTCCCATCAAGCAGCGCTTCTAAAGCTAATATATGGGCTTTCGCCAAATCCATAACATGGATATAGTCACGAATAGCCGTTCCATCCGGTGTTGGATAATCATTACCATACACATCAAGCGACTCAGAGCGTCCTAATGCGGCAAAACAAGCTTTTGGTATCAAGTGTGACTCCGGCTCATGTTTCTCGCCTATATCACCATCAAATGAGGCTCCGGCCGCATTAAAATATCTAAGAGCCATCCAAGCTGGTCCACCGGCGTTATGATAATCAGCAAGCAATTGCTCAAACAGTAATTTTGACCAGCCATAAGGACTTTTAGGAGATTTTTTATGTGATTCCGGTATTGGAACTGTCTCCGGTTCACCATAAACCGCCGCTGTTGAGGAGAACACAAACGCCTTTACTCCAGCTTTTTTTAGAGTTTCTAAAAAAGCAAGCTTACAAGCGAAATTATTATCATAATATTTTATCGGGTTAGCTACTGACTCAGCCACCTCAATAGAACCAGCAAGGTCAATAACCGCCTCAATATTATTATCAACTACAGCTTCAGATACCACTCCAAGATCTGAGACATTAGCTTCTATAAGTGCTCCCCAACGAACAAAATCACGATGTCCGGTTGATAGATTATCCAAAGTCACAGGCAAATAACCAGCGGCATCCAATGCCTTACAAACATGCGCGCCAATATACCCAGCACCGCCAGCGACCAAAACAGATTTTTTCATTTATAATACCTCCTGATTATTTCTATTACCTACGGTACAGATAAAATTTATACCTCTCTATAACAGAAAACATAAAAATACCAAATTATTTAGTATTTACTACCCAGCATTGCCTATAAGTTTTTCATAATGAGACAAATAATTATCTACCATATTATCAACACTGGAACTGGCAAGTAGTCCCTTTGTCTCTTCACCAAGGTTAGTGAGAATATTCTTATCGTTAACCGCTCTTACTATAGAGTCAGCGAGTGAATTAGAATTACCAGTCTCAAACAATAATCCGGTTTTTTCATGACGAACAAACTCTGGTATCGCTCCAATATTACTGCCAATTACTCCAAGACCATAAGCCGCCGCTTCTACAATAACTACCGGCGCGTTCTCGTACCATAAAGACGGAATAAGTAACCAGTCGGAATTACGGAATATTCTGTCTTTTTCCTCACCACTTATATAACCAAGATATTTTACACGAGAATCACTAGCGGCAAGTTCTTGAAACTTCTCAGCGTATATCCCTTTACCAGCTATAGAAAACTCAAATTTCAAATCCTCCGGCAACAATTTAAGAGCTTCATATAATACCTCACAACCTTTTTCTGTAGTAAGGCGGGCAGCGAATATAAACTTACGAATATTATCAGAACCAAGATTATTTCGTTTTTCTATATTTTCAGGAAGCACTATACCATTTCTAGCTACCGCTGTTGCTTTTGACAAAAGCCCAGCCTCAATATGTTTATCTATAAGAAACTGTGATGGGCTACAAAATAGGTCAACATAACGGCTAGTATTTATATGCCATTTACGATAAATGCGGCATCCTAGCTGTGGGCTGGTGCATATTTTAAGTGATTTTGTAAGTAGAAGAGCACGCGGACATAATAAATGATAATCATGAGCGGTATGAATAACCGGAATGCCTGCCATCTTTGCCATTTTCCAGATTGAGGCTGACAAACCGTCTATTAAGTGAGTATGTAAAATATCTGGCTTTTTCTCTTTTACTACCTGATTGAATCTTTTCGCCGCGTCCTTATTCCAAGCGTCACGAAGATGCCATAGAGCCTTTTCATACCCTTTACGGTCACCACGCTCCCAATGCCAATAACGATTCTTTGGAAAAAAACGTATTACCTCAACACCATTTCTAACCTCCACCGGATATGGCTCATCAGATGGCGAGCAGGTTGAGACCACTGTAACACGATGACCTCGCTTCGCTAGCCTTTCTGCCTGCATAGCGACAATCAACTCAGCTCCACCAGCCATTATCGGTGGATATATATTATTGGCTATTAAAATATGCATTGTAATAACTTTATACTTACTTATTGCTTATTATCTATATGGAGATGCCACATTTACACTCTAGCTTAGTGCCAGTAAACAATCATTTTCATTTTTATAGAGAAAATAAGCTATTCTAATCACTTAGAAGCTACAAGCCAACTAAGCTTTTTTGGTTCTATAAAGTAAGCCATA
Proteins encoded in this region:
- the galE gene encoding UDP-glucose 4-epimerase GalE, whose amino-acid sequence is MKKSVLVAGGAGYIGAHVCKALDAAGYLPVTLDNLSTGHRDFVRWGALIEANVSDLGVVSEAVVDNNIEAVIDLAGSIEVAESVANPIKYYDNNFACKLAFLETLKKAGVKAFVFSSTAAVYGEPETVPIPESHKKSPKSPYGWSKLLFEQLLADYHNAGGPAWMALRYFNAAGASFDGDIGEKHEPESHLIPKACFAALGRSESLDVYGNDYPTPDGTAIRDYIHVMDLAKAHILALEALLDGKPSAAYNLGNGIGTSINDILASFTKLGHPVPHSFKPRRAGDPARLVADNSAACKELGFKPNYGDVDSIIKSAYNWHKDN
- a CDS encoding glycosyltransferase family 4 protein, which codes for MHILIANNIYPPIMAGGAELIVAMQAERLAKRGHRVTVVSTCSPSDEPYPVEVRNGVEVIRFFPKNRYWHWERGDRKGYEKALWHLRDAWNKDAAKRFNQVVKEKKPDILHTHLIDGLSASIWKMAKMAGIPVIHTAHDYHLLCPRALLLTKSLKICTSPQLGCRIYRKWHINTSRYVDLFCSPSQFLIDKHIEAGLLSKATAVARNGIVLPENIEKRNNLGSDNIRKFIFAARLTTEKGCEVLYEALKLLPEDLKFEFSIAGKGIYAEKFQELAASDSRVKYLGYISGEEKDRIFRNSDWLLIPSLWYENAPVVIVEAAAYGLGVIGSNIGAIPEFVRHEKTGLLFETGNSNSLADSIVRAVNDKNILTNLGEETKGLLASSSVDNMVDNYLSHYEKLIGNAG